From the Pedobacter cryoconitis genome, one window contains:
- a CDS encoding homoserine dehydrogenase: MSKKLKIGIFGFGVVGQGLHDIIRGQDLNLEIIKIAIKNPDKKRSLDAGLFTTDHDEILNNPEINTIVELIDDADAAFAIAKKALTSGKHVVSANKKMIANHLEELVELQAKYGASLLYEGAVCGSIPIIRNLEEYYDNELLHGISGIFNGSSNYILSKIFNENMPYDVALKQAQELGFAETDPIMDVGGYDPKFKLAIATAHAYGLFIDPDKILNVGIQNLSEQDIQYAREKNYKIKLVPTARKISTKQVVTYVLPKFVKSDDFLYNVENEYNGVTVQAAFADKQFFFGKGAGGHPTGAAVLSDIAALRYGYRYEYKKFHQQNGLIHTDNVNIEVYLRYTHEYTVEKLKIENIVERFSRNDFKYVIGSVSLKSLLANKDLLVQKDVFIAHTGRFTYTDKQIEVIAGEEALVH; encoded by the coding sequence TTCGGTTTTGGAGTTGTGGGACAGGGCCTACATGACATCATCCGTGGCCAGGATTTAAATCTGGAAATTATTAAAATAGCCATCAAAAATCCGGATAAGAAACGTAGTCTGGATGCCGGGCTATTTACTACCGATCATGATGAGATTTTAAATAATCCGGAGATTAACACGATTGTAGAATTAATAGATGATGCAGACGCAGCGTTTGCTATTGCAAAAAAAGCATTGACCAGTGGAAAACATGTAGTCTCTGCCAATAAAAAAATGATTGCCAATCATTTAGAAGAATTAGTAGAATTACAAGCTAAATACGGGGCTTCCTTACTTTATGAAGGCGCAGTATGTGGCAGTATTCCAATTATCAGAAACCTGGAAGAGTATTATGACAATGAACTGCTGCATGGAATAAGCGGGATCTTCAATGGTTCATCGAACTATATTTTATCTAAAATATTCAACGAGAATATGCCATATGATGTTGCTTTGAAACAAGCACAGGAACTTGGTTTTGCAGAAACTGATCCGATTATGGATGTTGGTGGTTATGACCCTAAGTTTAAACTGGCCATTGCGACTGCTCATGCTTACGGCTTATTTATTGATCCGGATAAAATCCTGAATGTTGGTATCCAGAACTTATCAGAGCAGGATATTCAATATGCAAGAGAAAAGAATTACAAGATTAAACTGGTACCTACGGCGCGTAAAATCAGTACCAAGCAAGTGGTAACTTATGTATTGCCTAAGTTTGTGAAATCTGATGATTTTTTATATAACGTAGAAAATGAATACAATGGAGTTACTGTACAGGCTGCTTTTGCAGACAAACAGTTCTTTTTCGGAAAAGGTGCTGGTGGACATCCAACTGGCGCGGCAGTTTTATCTGATATTGCAGCCTTAAGATATGGCTACAGATATGAGTACAAAAAGTTTCATCAGCAAAACGGGCTGATTCATACAGACAATGTAAATATCGAAGTTTACCTGAGATATACACATGAATATACCGTTGAAAAACTGAAGATTGAAAACATTGTAGAACGTTTTTCAAGGAATGACTTTAAGTATGTGATTGGTAGTGTAAGCCTGAAATCACTGTTAGCAAATAAAGATTTACTGGTACAAAAGGATGTTTTTATAGCCCATACCGGAAGATTCACTTACACAGATAAGCAGATAGAAGTGATTGCCGGAGAAGAGGCACTTGTCCACTAA